The Neurospora crassa OR74A linkage group I, whole genome shotgun sequence genome segment TCCGCTGTACATACCTCCCCATCCGCCTCAACCGTATACCTCTCAGGGTCGACCTTCATCCTCGGCATCCTCTCATTAAACTTCATATCTTTCTTGCCCACCGTTCTACACCCCTTCACCGCCTCCACTCTACTCTTCAATCCATACCCTTCAATTGCACCACTATCCAAGCTCGCCTGCGAAACAAACAGCACCTTGGACTTGGCAACCATGGGCGCAAACATGGGCCGCGCAATAACCGGCTGCACCGTCGGGATTGAGGCATTGGGATCGCCCATCATCGCGCTGGCGATTAATCCGGACTTGATGACGAGGGAGGGCTTGGTGCCGAACCAGGCTGGGTCCCAGACGACCAGGTCGGCGAGCTTGCCGGGTTCGATAGAGCCGATCAGGTGCGACATGCCCTGCGCGAGGGCCGGGTTGATGGTGTATTTGGAAATGTAGCGCTTCACCCGGTGGTTATCCGCCCCGCCGGTGCCTTGGTCCTCCGGGAGGGGACCACGCTGGAGTTTATTCTTGTGTGCCGTGTTCCATGTGCGAAGAATGACCTCGCCGCAACGACCCATGGCCTGGCTGTCGCTGCTCATCATGCTGATGGCGCCCAAGTCGTGCAGCACGTCCTCGGCGGCGATGGTCTCGGCGCGGATGCGCGACTCGGCGAAGGCCACGTCCTCGGGAATGTTTTTGGAGAGGTGATGGCATACCATTAACATGTCCAGGTGCTCGTCTAGGGTGTTGCGGGTGAACGGCCTGGTGGGGTTAGTGCTCGAGGGGAGGACATTGGGGTGTTCAACAACAGAGATGATATCCGGTGCGTGCCCGCCGCCGGCACCTTCGGTGTGGTACGTGTGGATGGTGCGGCCGGCGAAGGCGGCGATGGTCGATTCAACGAAGCCGGACTCGTTCAGAGTGTCGGTATGGATTAGACATTGCACGTCGAGCTCGTCACAGACGGTTAGGCAGGAGTCGATGGCAGCAGGGGTGGTGCCCCAGTCTTCGTGCAGCTTGAGGCCGCAGGCGCCGGCGAGGATCTGTTCCCGAAGGGCGGAGGGGGAGCTGTCGTTGCCTTTGCCGGTTATCCCGATGTTGAGAGGGAGCGAGTCGCAGGCTTGAAGCATTTGGCGCATGTAATGGGCGCCGGGGGTGCAGGTGGTTGCGTTTGTACCGGCGCTGGGAGGTGGAAGTTAGTTTCGTGATATGTTGACAAAAGGGGGAGAAGcaagggaaagagagaaaagcaTACCTTGGACCAGTTCCACCACCAAGGAAAGTAGTGATACCAGCAGCCAGAGCCTCAGCCGCCTGTTGAGG includes the following:
- a CDS encoding urease Ure, variant; this translates as MALGATMLGRRHVLPEVTSTLHEIQVEGTFPSGTYLVTVHNPISSDDGDLARALYGSFLPIPPNDDSVFPLPPAAAYEASKQPGAVVCVKEAKVKLNEGRKRIRLRVTSKGDRPIQVGSHYHFIETNPQLEFDRARAYGYRLDIPAGTSVRFEPGDTKTVTLVEIGGNKVIRGGNNLASGKLDLTRAEEIIAKLQKAGFAHAPEEPVGDAAAFISEPFTMDRRAYAVMFGPTVGDMVRLGATDLWIKVEKDYTVYGDECKFGGGKTLREGMGQATGRSDEETLDMVVTNALVVDWTGIYKADIGVKAGVIVGIGKAGNPDVMDGVTPGMIVGSCTDVVAGEGKIITAGGIDTHIHFICPQQAAEALAAGITTFLGGGTGPSAGTNATTCTPGAHYMRQMLQACDSLPLNIGITGKGNDSSPSALREQILAGACGLKLHEDWGTTPAAIDSCLTVCDELDVQCLIHTDTLNESGFVESTIAAFAGRTIHTYHTEGAGGGHAPDIISVVEHPNVLPSSTNPTRPFTRNTLDEHLDMLMVCHHLSKNIPEDVAFAESRIRAETIAAEDVLHDLGAISMMSSDSQAMGRCGEVILRTWNTAHKNKLQRGPLPEDQGTGGADNHRVKRYISKYTINPALAQGMSHLIGSIEPGKLADLVVWDPAWFGTKPSLVIKSGLIASAMMGDPNASIPTVQPVIARPMFAPMVAKSKVLFVSQASLDSGAIEGYGLKSRVEAVKGCRTVGKKDMKFNERMPRMKVDPERYTVEADGEVCTAEPSSELPLTQSYFVY